Proteins from a genomic interval of Spea bombifrons isolate aSpeBom1 chromosome 4, aSpeBom1.2.pri, whole genome shotgun sequence:
- the LOC128491662 gene encoding olfactory receptor 6B1-like, with protein MFVTNQTKVVEILLLGFQTSQILKSILFVLFLMIYILTLVGNLLIIILVAKFRSLQSPMYFFLTQLSVCDLLLTTNISPNMLHVIINGGSTISFIGCITQFNFFSVSEGTECFLLTVMSYDRYLAICRPLHYTSIMSSRLCFQLIGFSWLFGFIITFIFTPLVSALMFCGHVIDHYFCDLAPLLELSCTKHTVAELVNFVLAIPVVCVPFSFTIFTYVSIFITILGISSSTGRQKAFSTCSSHIIVVSAFYGTETIVYIAPSKWLNLFNIKKIASLLYTVLCPFANPFIYSLRNQEIKQHLKKFISNAF; from the coding sequence ATGTTTGTAACAAATCAGACAAAAGTGGTGGAGATTCTGCTTTTGGGTTTTCAAACTTCACagattttaaaatctattttgttTGTTCTGTTCCTCATGATCTACATCCTGACGTTAGTCGGGAATctgctgattattatattggtggcaaagttTCGGAGTCTGcaatctcccatgtatttcttcctcactcagttatcgGTGTGCGATCTCCTGCTGACCACCAATATATCCCCCAACATGCTCCATGTTATAATTAATGGCGGAAGCACAATATCTTTCATTGGCTGCATCACTcagtttaacttttttagtgttTCAGAGGGTACGGAGTGTTTCCTTCTCACAGTGATGTCCTATGATCGTTATTTGGCCATTTGCCGCCCATTGCATTACACGTCCATCATGAGTTCTAGGCTGTGTTTCCAACTCATTGGGTTTTCTTGGCTTTTTGGatttataataacatttatttttaccccCCTGGTTTCTGCTTTAATGTTCTGTGGCCATGTAATTGACCATTACTTTTGTGATCTTGCTCCCCTCCTAGAGCTGTCATGTACAAAGCATACTGTTGCTGAACTTGTAAACTTTGTTCTAGCTATACCGGTTGTGTGTGTCCCCTTTTCCTTTACTATATTCACATATGTTTCCATATTTATCACCATTCTTGGAATTTCCTCCAGCACCGGGaggcagaaagccttctccacctgcagctctcacATCATTGTAGTGTCTGCCTTTTATGGGACTGAAACAATTGTGTATATAGCTCCATCTAAATGGCTTAATCTATTTAATATCAAAAAGATAGCATCTCTTCTCTATACAGTTCTCTGCCCGTTTGCTAACCCATTTATATACAGTCTTAGGAATCAAGAGATCAAACAACATCTCAAAAAGTTTATATCAAATGCTTTTTAG